In Cottoperca gobio chromosome 1, fCotGob3.1, whole genome shotgun sequence, a genomic segment contains:
- the map2k7 gene encoding dual specificity mitogen-activated protein kinase kinase 7, translating to MSLEERLLRIEEKLKQENEEARRRIDLNIDMSPHRSRPRPTLQLPLANDGSRSSSSESSPQHHTYPSRPRHMLTLPTPPYGLQKSLENAEIDQKLQEIMKQTGYLKIDGQRYPAEVTDLISEGEIGSGTCGQVFKVRFKKTDHVIAVKQMRRTGNKDENKRILMDLDVVLKSHDCPYIIQCYGAIVTNTDVFIAMELMGTCAEKLKKRIQGPIPERILGKMTVAIVKALLYLKEKHGVIHRDVKPSNILLDDKGQIKLCDFGISGRLVDSKAKTRSAGCAAYMAPERIDPPDPTKPDYDIRADVWSLGISLVELATGQFPYKNCKTDFEVLTKVLQEDPPLLPLGMGFSLDFQSFVKDCLTKDHRKRPKYHQLLEHSFIRRYEVLDVDVAGWFQAVMDRTESPRSSQCYSHQHQLHSLFSR from the exons cGCTCCAGCTGCCGCTGGCTAACGATGGCAGCCGTTCATCGTCTTCAGAGAGCTCGCCTCAGCACCACACCTACCCCAGCCGTCCGCGACACATGCTCACCCTGCCCACGCCTCCGTACGGCCTGCAGAAGAGCTTAGAGAA TGCAGAGATCGACCAGAAATTGCAGGAGATCATGAAACAGACGGGTTACCTGAAGATCGACGGTCAG CGATATCCAGCGGAGGTGACGGACCTGATCAGTGAGGGGGAGATCGGCAGTGGGACATGTGGACAAGTTTTCAAAGTGCGATTCAAGAAGACCGACCATGTGATCGCTGTCAAA caAATGCGTCGTACAGGAAACAAGGATGAGAACAAAAGGATCCTGATGGACCTGGATGTGGTGCTGAAGAGTCATGACTGCCCTTACATCATCCAGTGCTACGGCGCTATAGTTACCAAC ACGGACGTATTCATTGCCATGGAGCTGATGGGAACCTGTGCtgagaagctgaagaagagaATCCAGGGCCCCATCCCAGAGCGCATCCTTGGAAAGATGACGGTGGCA ATAGTGAAGGCTTTGCTGTACCTGAAAGAGAAACACGGTGTCATCCACCGAGATGTGAAACCCTCCAACATCCTCCTGGACGATAAAGGTCAGATCAAACTGTGTGACTTTGGCATCAGCGGACGCCTCGTCGACTCCAAGGCCAAGACCCGCAGCGCCGGCTGTGCTGCCTACATGGCG CCTGAGAGAATAGACCCTCCAGATCCCACCAAACCTGACTATGACATCCGAGCAGACGTGTGGAGCCTCGGCATCTCTCTG GTGGAGCTGGCCACGGGGCAGTTTCCCTACAAGAACTGCAAGACAGACTTTGAGGTTCTGACCAAAGTGCTGCAGGAAGATCCTCCTCTGCTGCCTCTCGGCATGGGCTTCTCCCTCGACTTTCAGTCCTTCGTCAAAGACTG CCTCACAAAGGATCACAGAAAAAGGCCAAAATACCACCAGCTGCTG GAGCATAGTTTCATCCGCCGTTACGAAGTGCTAGACGTGGACGTGGCTGGATGGTTCCAGGCGGTGATGGACCGCACCGAGTCGCCTCGCAGCAGCCAGTGTTACAGCCATCAGCACCAGCTCCACTCGCTCTTCAGTAGGTAG